In the bacterium genome, GATCTTCAAGGCCTGCTTCCACGAGGCCGATTTCCGCAAGCACGGTTCGATCATCGAGAACGCGATGATGTACCCCGACGGCTCGTTCGACCTGTTCGACGACCGGCTCACCCCCAACAGCCGCGGCTCCTACCTGCTGAGCGGGCTGACGAACATCAAGCAGAGCTCGGTCGGCGGCCATCCCAAGACGATCCTGTTCCTGACCGCCGACGCCAACGGCGTGCTGCCCCCGGTCAGCCGGCTGACCCGCGACCAGGCCATGCTCTGGTTCCTGATGGGCTACACCAGCAAGCTGGCCGGCACCGAGACGGGCGTCACCGAGCCCAAGAGCGCCTTCTCGCGCTTCTTCGGCGCGCCCTTCATGCCGCGCAACCCGGACGACTACGCCAGCATGCTCGGCAAGAAGCTCGACGAGCACGGCACCGTGGTCTACCTGGTCAACACCGGCTGGAGCGGCGGCGCGTACGGCGTCGGCAAGCGCATGGACATCACCCTGACGCGCGCGATGTGCGCCGCCGCCATCGACGGCTCGCTGTCGCAGGTGACCTGCGAGACCGACCCCTACTTCAAGGTGCTGGTGCCGACGACCTGCCCCGGCGTCGACGACCCGACGGTCCTGAAGCCCGCCAACACCTGGAGCGACAAGGCGGCCTACGCGGACCGCGCCCAGAAACTGGCCAAGGAGTTCGCCGCGCAGTGGGACAAGGCCTACGCCGACAAGGGGCTGCCGCCGGCGATCGCGGCGGCCTGCCCGGGCAAGTAGCCTTATCCTGTCGGTCTGACGAGGCGAAGGGCGCCCCCGCGGGGGTGCCCTTCGCGCACCCCCCACGGGAGGACCCGCCGTGCGCCGCCAGGAACTCGCCTCCGACGATCCCGCCCTGTTCCGCGAAGCCGCCGACCGCTGCGAGGTCGGCTACCTGGGCCTCGTCACCGCCGACGGCACGCCGCGCGTGGTGCCGCTGAACTTCGCGGCGCTGGACACCACGATCTACTTCCACGGCGCGCTGGCGGGGGAGAAGCACGCCCTGCTCGAGGGCGGCGCGCGCGTCAGCTTCCTGATGGCCCTGCCCTACAGCCTGATCCCTTCGTACTGGGTCGCGCCGGAACACGCCTGCCCCGCCACCCACTACTTCAAGTCGGTGGACGCGCGCGGCGCCTGCACCGTGGTCGACGATCTCCAGGAGAAGGCGCGCGCCTTGCAGGCGCTGATGCGCAAGTACCAGCCCGAGGGGAAGCACCGCCCCATCGACGCCGGCGACCCGATCTACCTCAAGCCGCTGCGCGGCGTCGGGGTGTTCCGCATCGCGGTCGAGAGTTGGACGGGCAAGGTGAAGTTCGGCGTCAACGAGCCGGAGCGGATCCGGCGGGTGCTGATCGCCGGCCTGCGGGAGCGGGGGCGGCCGCTGGACCTCGCGACCGCGCTGGAGATCGAGCGGACGCTGGG is a window encoding:
- a CDS encoding pyridoxamine 5'-phosphate oxidase family protein: MRRQELASDDPALFREAADRCEVGYLGLVTADGTPRVVPLNFAALDTTIYFHGALAGEKHALLEGGARVSFLMALPYSLIPSYWVAPEHACPATHYFKSVDARGACTVVDDLQEKARALQALMRKYQPEGKHRPIDAGDPIYLKPLRGVGVFRIAVESWTGKVKFGVNEPERIRRVLIAGLRERGRPLDLATALEIERTLGGK